Proteins from a genomic interval of Geodermatophilus obscurus DSM 43160:
- the treS gene encoding maltose alpha-D-glucosyltransferase, translated as MTVPVPDLPASRPEAPASALPAPGTDPEWYKRAVFYEVLVRGFADSNADGVGDLRGMIDKLDYLQWLGVDCLWLPPFFASPLRDGGYDVSDYTAVLPEFGDIDDFTEFLAAAHARGIRVIIDFVMNHTSDQHPWFQASRSDPEGPYGDFYVWSDDDTRYADARIIFVDTESSNWTFDPVRKQYFWHRFFSHQPDLNFENPRVIEAIMDALRFWLDLGIDGFRLDAVPYLIEEEGTNCENLPGTHEILKQVRKVVDADYPDRVMLCEANQWPADVVEYFGEDGDECQMAFHFPVMPRLFMAVRREQRFPISEIMAQTPEIPDNCQWGIFLRNHDELTLEMVTDEERDYMWAEYAKDPRMKANIGIRRRLAPLLDNDMDTLELFNALLLSLPGSPVLYYGDEIAMGDNIWLGDRDGVRTPMQWTPDRNGGFSTADPQRMNLPLNQDPVYGYQVTNVESQLRNTNSMLHWLRQMIHVRKQHPTFGRGSYAEIGSRNPTVLSFVREFGDDVVLCVNNLSRFPQPVELDLRRFEGYTPIELTGRVEFPQIGVLPYMLTLSGHGFYWFELAKPAEPVEEPTETDDTAVADSLLAAGLVGSGEGPAAGDTADTGGAR; from the coding sequence ATGACCGTTCCCGTCCCCGACCTCCCAGCCAGCCGCCCCGAGGCGCCGGCGTCGGCGCTGCCCGCACCGGGCACCGACCCCGAGTGGTACAAGCGCGCCGTCTTCTACGAAGTGCTCGTCCGCGGGTTCGCCGACAGCAACGCCGACGGCGTCGGCGACCTGCGCGGCATGATCGACAAGTTGGACTACCTGCAGTGGCTCGGCGTCGACTGCCTGTGGCTGCCGCCGTTCTTCGCCTCGCCGCTGCGCGACGGCGGTTACGACGTCAGCGACTACACCGCCGTGCTGCCCGAGTTCGGCGACATCGACGACTTCACCGAGTTCCTCGCCGCGGCCCACGCCCGCGGCATCCGCGTGATCATCGACTTCGTCATGAATCACACCTCGGACCAGCACCCCTGGTTCCAGGCCAGCCGCAGCGACCCCGAGGGGCCCTACGGCGACTTCTACGTGTGGTCCGACGACGACACCCGCTACGCCGACGCCCGGATCATCTTCGTCGACACCGAGAGCTCGAACTGGACGTTCGACCCGGTGCGCAAGCAGTACTTCTGGCACCGGTTCTTCTCCCACCAGCCCGACCTCAACTTCGAGAACCCGCGGGTGATCGAGGCGATCATGGACGCCCTGCGGTTCTGGCTCGACCTGGGCATCGACGGTTTCCGGCTGGATGCCGTGCCCTACCTGATCGAGGAGGAGGGCACCAACTGCGAGAACCTGCCGGGGACCCACGAGATCCTCAAGCAGGTCCGCAAGGTCGTCGACGCCGACTACCCCGACCGCGTGATGCTGTGCGAGGCCAACCAGTGGCCGGCCGACGTCGTCGAGTACTTCGGCGAGGACGGCGACGAGTGCCAGATGGCCTTCCACTTCCCGGTGATGCCGCGCCTGTTCATGGCCGTGCGGCGGGAGCAGCGCTTCCCGATCTCGGAGATCATGGCGCAGACGCCGGAGATCCCGGACAACTGCCAGTGGGGCATCTTCCTGCGCAACCACGACGAGCTGACCCTGGAGATGGTCACCGACGAGGAGCGCGACTACATGTGGGCGGAGTACGCCAAGGACCCCCGCATGAAGGCCAACATCGGCATCCGCCGCCGGCTGGCGCCCCTGCTGGACAACGACATGGACACCCTCGAGCTGTTCAACGCGCTGCTGCTGTCGCTGCCCGGCTCGCCGGTCCTGTACTACGGCGACGAGATCGCCATGGGCGACAACATCTGGCTCGGTGACCGTGACGGCGTCCGCACGCCCATGCAGTGGACGCCGGACCGCAACGGCGGCTTCTCCACCGCCGACCCGCAGCGGATGAACCTGCCGCTGAACCAGGACCCGGTCTACGGCTACCAGGTCACCAACGTCGAGTCCCAGCTGCGCAACACCAACTCGATGCTGCACTGGCTGCGGCAGATGATCCACGTGCGCAAGCAGCACCCGACCTTCGGCCGGGGCAGCTACGCCGAGATCGGCTCGCGCAACCCGACGGTGCTCTCCTTCGTCCGCGAGTTCGGCGACGACGTGGTGCTCTGCGTCAACAACCTCTCCCGGTTCCCGCAGCCGGTGGAGCTGGACCTGCGCCGCTTCGAGGGCTACACCCCGATCGAGCTGACCGGCCGGGTGGAGTTCCCGCAGATCGGCGTCCTGCCGTACATGCTCACCCTGTCCGGGCACGGCTTCTACTGGTTCGAGCTGGCCAAGCCCGCCGAGCCGGTGGAGGAACCCACCGAGACCGACGACACCGCGGTGGCCGACTCCCTGCTGGCCGCGGGCCTCGTCGGCTCCGGCGAGGGACCAGCTGCGGGCGACACGGCCGACACGGGAGGAGCCCGATGA
- a CDS encoding maltokinase N-terminal cap-like domain-containing protein: MNALTGLFRDWMPSQRWFGGKGREWAGVEEESFFLDRSHPVLSIHRVTVTYTDGATETYLVPLSWRDHAVEELALAHIGTVAHENGENHAYDAMRDREATASWLTHLADGATVGPMRFVPGEGAEIPAGLPGDIVSTEQSNTSLVYGQEAILKLFRRLEPGLNPDVEVHSALRRTDNPHIAPLLGHAEIDHDRDAGTPPATVFMLQRFVPNASDGWLLATASVRDLYAEGDLHADEVGGDFAADSERLGAATASVHADMAQVLPTEEADRDWFTTVARQMTERLDAAIEVVPQLAEHADGLRAVYAAVAENPEPVVRQRVHGDLHLGQVLRTATGWIVLDFEGEPARPLAARRELDSPMRDVAGMLRSFDYAARHMLVEQPGDQQRAYRAQEWAERNRSAFCAGYAAASGMDACGNSPLLRAFEADKAVYECVYEARNRPHWLMIPLQSLSRLTAADQRGEPRP, encoded by the coding sequence ATGAACGCCCTGACCGGACTGTTCCGGGACTGGATGCCGTCCCAGCGCTGGTTCGGTGGCAAGGGCCGGGAGTGGGCCGGCGTCGAGGAGGAGAGCTTCTTCCTCGACCGCTCGCACCCCGTCCTGTCCATCCACCGGGTGACGGTGACCTACACCGACGGCGCGACCGAGACCTACCTGGTGCCGCTGTCGTGGCGTGACCACGCCGTGGAGGAGCTGGCCTTGGCGCACATCGGCACCGTCGCGCACGAGAACGGCGAGAACCACGCCTACGACGCCATGCGCGACCGCGAGGCCACCGCCAGCTGGCTCACCCACCTCGCCGACGGCGCCACGGTGGGCCCGATGCGGTTCGTGCCGGGCGAGGGTGCCGAGATCCCGGCCGGGCTCCCCGGCGACATCGTCTCCACCGAGCAGAGCAACACCTCGCTGGTGTATGGGCAGGAGGCCATCCTCAAGCTGTTCCGGCGGCTCGAACCCGGCCTCAACCCGGACGTCGAGGTCCACAGCGCCCTGCGCCGGACCGACAACCCGCACATCGCCCCGCTGCTCGGTCACGCCGAGATCGACCACGACCGGGACGCCGGCACCCCGCCGGCGACGGTCTTCATGCTGCAGCGGTTCGTGCCCAACGCCAGCGACGGGTGGCTGCTGGCCACCGCGAGCGTGCGCGACCTCTACGCCGAGGGCGACCTGCACGCCGACGAGGTGGGCGGGGACTTCGCCGCCGACAGCGAGCGGCTCGGCGCGGCCACCGCCTCGGTGCACGCCGACATGGCGCAGGTGCTGCCGACCGAGGAGGCCGACCGCGACTGGTTCACCACCGTCGCCCGGCAGATGACCGAGCGGCTCGACGCCGCGATCGAGGTCGTCCCGCAGCTGGCCGAGCACGCCGACGGGTTGCGTGCGGTGTACGCGGCCGTGGCGGAGAACCCCGAGCCCGTCGTCCGCCAGCGGGTGCACGGGGACCTGCACCTGGGCCAGGTGCTGCGCACCGCCACCGGGTGGATCGTGCTCGACTTCGAGGGCGAGCCCGCCCGCCCGCTGGCCGCGCGCCGCGAGCTGGACAGCCCGATGCGCGACGTGGCCGGGATGCTGCGCAGCTTCGACTACGCCGCCCGCCACATGCTCGTGGAGCAGCCGGGTGATCAACAGCGCGCGTACCGCGCGCAGGAGTGGGCAGAGCGCAACCGGAGCGCGTTCTGCGCGGGCTACGCGGCCGCGAGCGGGATGGACGCCTGCGGCAACAGCCCGTTGTTGCGCGCGTTCGAGGCGGACAAGGCCGTCTACGAGTGCGTCTACGAGGCGCGCAACCGCCCGCACTGGCTGATGATCCCGCTGCAGTCGCTGTCCCGCCTCACCGCCGCGGACCAGCGCGGCGAGCCACGACCCTGA
- the glgB gene encoding 1,4-alpha-glucan branching protein GlgB, whose product MTSPDETERTTDSPGSGGRAPASREELQAAVEEKTAAAEAAEAEPVVNATPARKRAAAKKAPGAGKAPAKKATAKKTAAASDGEAPAKKATKRAPRKRAAQADAPQGEVVAEQGGTAAPVVAPAPIAEPGSPSGAPAGQPEPPSPDPAEPSTPQAPDEDGGAGPAETQPSETPSANTPPSAARPVDTPRPAEDATAGTGSEVAAATVPEGQAPAEEGLAQQEAPAEVSEEQLRAVVDGWSYAPHSVLGAHPARDGWVVRTLRPDAVSVTVVDEDGSRHDTRQLHPGGVFEAHLPTQPGDYRVEVTYGDGADGTNTFVVDDPYRWLSTIGELDQHLIREGRHEQLWEVLGAHVRRYDTPRGQVEGVSFAVWAPSAQGVRVTGDFDYWEARAYPMRSLGSSGVWEIFIPGVQVGVKYRYHVLGRDGVWRHKSDPLAFETEVPPLNASIVTESHHEWADDEWLAERARGGWHQRPMSVYEVHAGSWRQGLSYRELADELVGYVVEHGFTHIEFMPLAEHPFGGSWGYQVTSYYAPTSRFGSPDDLRYLIDRAHQAGIGVIVDWVPAHFPKDDWALARFDGTPLYEHGDPRRGEQLDWGTYVFDFGRSEVRNFLVANALYWCKEFHVDGIRVDAVASMLYLDYSRDEWVPNVHGGRENLEAMAFLQEMNATVYREVPGVVTIAEESTAWPGVTRPTHLGGLGFGFKWNMGWMHDSLGYMSKEPVYRGYHHGQLTFSMVYAYSENYVLPISHDEVVYGKGSLLRKMPGDRWQQLANLRGYLAYMWAHPGKQLLFMGSEFAQDAEWAESRSLDWWHLDDPAHRGVLQLVTDLNARYKETAALWSQDVDPAGFQWIDANDASGNVLSFLRYGRTEATGDGSDGAGGEALACVANFSGTPHHGYRVGLPRPGTWREVLNTDAEGYGGSGVGNHGSVEAVEQPWHGQPYSATLAVPPLGTVWFVHE is encoded by the coding sequence ATGACATCCCCGGACGAGACCGAGCGCACCACCGACTCCCCCGGAAGCGGCGGGCGCGCGCCCGCGAGCCGCGAGGAGCTGCAGGCGGCCGTCGAGGAGAAGACCGCCGCGGCCGAGGCCGCCGAGGCGGAGCCGGTCGTCAACGCCACCCCGGCACGCAAGCGGGCCGCGGCGAAGAAGGCCCCGGGGGCGGGGAAGGCCCCGGCGAAGAAGGCGACTGCCAAGAAGACCGCCGCGGCGTCCGATGGCGAGGCCCCGGCGAAGAAGGCGACCAAGCGTGCGCCGCGGAAGAGGGCGGCCCAGGCCGACGCGCCCCAGGGCGAGGTCGTCGCCGAGCAGGGCGGCACCGCCGCACCGGTGGTCGCCCCGGCGCCGATCGCCGAGCCGGGCAGCCCGAGCGGCGCCCCGGCCGGCCAGCCGGAGCCCCCGAGCCCGGACCCGGCGGAGCCGAGCACGCCGCAGGCCCCGGACGAGGACGGCGGCGCGGGCCCGGCCGAGACCCAGCCTTCGGAGACACCGTCCGCGAACACCCCGCCATCGGCGGCCCGGCCCGTCGACACGCCCCGGCCCGCCGAGGACGCCACGGCCGGCACCGGGTCGGAGGTGGCGGCGGCGACCGTCCCCGAGGGGCAGGCCCCCGCCGAGGAGGGCCTCGCCCAGCAGGAGGCGCCCGCCGAGGTCAGCGAGGAGCAGCTGCGCGCCGTCGTCGACGGGTGGTCCTACGCCCCGCACAGCGTGCTCGGCGCGCACCCCGCCCGCGACGGCTGGGTGGTCCGCACGCTGCGGCCCGACGCGGTCTCGGTGACCGTCGTCGACGAGGACGGCTCCCGCCACGACACCCGTCAGCTGCACCCGGGTGGCGTCTTCGAGGCCCACCTGCCCACGCAGCCCGGGGACTACCGGGTCGAGGTGACCTACGGCGACGGCGCGGACGGCACCAACACCTTCGTCGTCGACGACCCGTACCGCTGGCTGTCCACCATCGGTGAGCTCGACCAGCACCTCATCCGCGAGGGCCGGCACGAGCAGCTGTGGGAGGTGCTCGGCGCCCACGTGCGGCGCTACGACACCCCGCGCGGCCAGGTCGAGGGCGTCTCCTTCGCCGTCTGGGCGCCCAGCGCCCAGGGCGTGCGGGTGACCGGCGACTTCGACTACTGGGAGGCGCGCGCCTACCCGATGCGGTCGCTGGGCTCCTCCGGCGTCTGGGAAATCTTCATCCCGGGCGTCCAGGTGGGCGTGAAGTACCGCTACCACGTGCTCGGTCGCGACGGCGTGTGGCGGCACAAGTCCGACCCGCTGGCCTTCGAGACCGAGGTGCCGCCGCTCAACGCCTCGATCGTCACCGAGTCCCACCACGAGTGGGCCGACGACGAGTGGTTGGCCGAGCGGGCCCGCGGCGGCTGGCACCAGCGGCCGATGAGCGTCTACGAGGTGCACGCGGGTTCGTGGCGGCAGGGCCTGTCCTACCGCGAGCTGGCCGACGAGCTGGTCGGCTACGTCGTCGAGCACGGCTTCACCCACATCGAGTTCATGCCGCTGGCCGAGCACCCCTTCGGCGGCTCCTGGGGCTACCAGGTCACCTCCTACTACGCGCCCACCTCGCGCTTCGGCAGCCCCGACGACCTGCGCTACCTCATCGACCGGGCGCACCAGGCCGGCATCGGCGTCATAGTCGACTGGGTCCCGGCGCACTTCCCCAAGGACGACTGGGCGCTGGCCCGCTTCGACGGCACCCCGCTGTACGAGCACGGCGACCCGCGCCGCGGCGAGCAGCTGGACTGGGGGACCTACGTCTTCGACTTCGGCCGCTCCGAGGTCCGCAACTTCCTCGTCGCCAACGCGCTGTACTGGTGCAAGGAGTTCCACGTCGACGGCATCCGCGTCGACGCGGTCGCCTCGATGCTCTACCTGGACTACTCCCGCGACGAGTGGGTGCCCAACGTGCACGGCGGCCGGGAGAACCTGGAGGCGATGGCGTTCCTGCAGGAGATGAACGCCACCGTCTACCGCGAGGTCCCCGGCGTCGTCACCATCGCCGAGGAGTCGACCGCCTGGCCCGGCGTCACCCGGCCCACCCACCTCGGCGGCCTGGGCTTCGGCTTCAAGTGGAACATGGGCTGGATGCACGACTCGCTGGGCTACATGTCCAAGGAGCCGGTGTACCGCGGCTACCACCACGGCCAGTTGACGTTCTCGATGGTCTACGCCTACTCCGAGAACTACGTGCTGCCGATCAGCCACGACGAGGTCGTCTACGGCAAGGGCTCGCTGCTGCGGAAGATGCCCGGGGACCGGTGGCAGCAGCTGGCCAACCTGCGCGGCTACCTCGCCTACATGTGGGCCCACCCCGGCAAGCAGCTGCTGTTCATGGGGTCGGAGTTCGCCCAGGACGCCGAGTGGGCCGAGAGCCGCTCGCTGGACTGGTGGCACCTCGACGACCCGGCGCACCGCGGCGTCCTGCAGCTGGTGACCGACCTCAACGCCCGGTACAAGGAGACCGCCGCGCTGTGGTCCCAGGACGTCGACCCCGCCGGCTTCCAGTGGATCGACGCCAACGACGCCTCGGGGAACGTGCTGTCCTTCCTGCGCTACGGCCGCACCGAGGCCACCGGCGACGGCTCGGACGGCGCCGGTGGCGAGGCGCTGGCCTGCGTCGCGAACTTCTCGGGCACCCCGCACCACGGCTACCGCGTCGGCCTGCCGCGGCCGGGCACCTGGCGCGAGGTGCTCAACACCGACGCCGAGGGCTACGGCGGCTCGGGCGTCGGCAACCACGGCTCCGTCGAGGCGGTCGAGCAGCCCTGGCACGGTCAGCCCTACTCGGCCACCCTCGCCGTCCCGCCCCTGGGCACCGTCTGGTTCGTGCACGAGTAA
- a CDS encoding neutral zinc metallopeptidase: MPAASSVRRAAVALLATAALLLASGCSVAVVGLPSAARPPASDIPSAELQVVGATGGPIDTLARNALADLEAYWAQQFPDVFGQDFVPLRGGYFSADPNDVDPGAYPQGIGCGSDPRDVEGNAFYCQAPDAPNSDSISYDRAFLQELAEQYGRFIPALVMAHEFGHAVQGRVGYPDYSISVETQADCFAGAWTAWVADGQSEHTQIRAPELDEVLRGYLLLRDPVGTSINTEAAHGSYFDRISAFQEGFQAGPTACRDGFSAQRPYTQGAFSSADEAASGGNAPFGEAQQITADALPEFWGLAFDQVFRETFTPPQLEPFQGNPPNCAADDLDLVFCADEDLVGYDVQDLVGPAYEELGGAEYAVITAASLPYALAARDQLGLSTDDEAAIRSSVCLTGWFSSAFFDDELTAADISPGDIDEAVQFLLTYGTDPSVVPEVSLTGFQLVDLFRNGFFEGAAACDVGL, encoded by the coding sequence ATGCCTGCTGCTTCCTCCGTGCGCCGCGCGGCCGTGGCCCTGCTCGCCACGGCTGCGCTGCTGCTGGCGTCCGGCTGCTCCGTCGCCGTCGTCGGCCTGCCCAGTGCAGCCCGGCCCCCGGCCTCCGACATCCCCTCCGCCGAGCTGCAGGTCGTCGGCGCCACCGGCGGCCCGATCGACACCCTGGCGCGCAACGCCCTGGCCGACCTCGAGGCCTACTGGGCCCAGCAGTTCCCCGACGTCTTCGGGCAGGACTTCGTGCCGCTCCGGGGCGGCTACTTCAGCGCCGACCCCAACGACGTCGACCCCGGCGCGTACCCGCAGGGCATCGGCTGCGGCTCCGACCCCCGCGACGTGGAGGGCAACGCCTTCTACTGCCAGGCCCCGGACGCACCGAACTCCGACTCCATCAGCTACGACCGCGCCTTCCTGCAGGAGCTCGCCGAGCAGTACGGCCGCTTCATCCCCGCGCTGGTGATGGCCCACGAGTTCGGCCACGCGGTGCAGGGCCGGGTCGGTTACCCCGACTACTCCATCTCGGTGGAGACCCAGGCCGACTGCTTCGCCGGCGCCTGGACGGCGTGGGTCGCCGACGGGCAGAGCGAGCACACGCAGATCCGCGCACCCGAGCTCGACGAGGTGCTGCGCGGCTACCTGCTGCTGCGCGACCCGGTGGGCACCAGCATCAACACCGAGGCCGCACACGGGTCCTACTTCGACCGCATCTCGGCGTTCCAGGAGGGCTTCCAGGCCGGCCCGACCGCCTGCCGCGACGGCTTCTCCGCCCAGCGCCCCTACACCCAGGGCGCCTTCTCGTCGGCTGACGAGGCAGCGAGCGGCGGGAACGCGCCCTTCGGCGAGGCGCAGCAGATCACCGCCGACGCCCTCCCGGAGTTCTGGGGCCTCGCGTTCGACCAGGTCTTCAGGGAGACGTTCACCCCGCCGCAGCTCGAGCCCTTCCAGGGCAACCCGCCGAACTGCGCCGCCGACGACCTGGACCTGGTGTTCTGCGCCGACGAGGACCTCGTCGGCTACGACGTCCAGGACCTGGTCGGCCCGGCCTACGAGGAGCTCGGCGGCGCCGAGTACGCCGTCATCACCGCCGCCTCGCTGCCCTACGCGCTCGCCGCGCGCGACCAGCTGGGGCTGTCCACCGACGACGAGGCGGCCATCCGGTCGTCGGTGTGCCTCACCGGCTGGTTCTCGTCGGCCTTCTTCGACGACGAGCTGACGGCCGCCGACATCTCCCCCGGCGACATCGACGAGGCCGTGCAGTTCCTGCTGACCTACGGGACCGACCCGTCGGTGGTGCCCGAGGTCTCGCTGACCGGCTTCCAGCTGGTCGACCTGTTCCGCAACGGCTTCTTCGAGGGCGCCGCCGCCTGCGACGTCGGCCTCTGA
- a CDS encoding tetratricopeptide repeat protein gives MQPTRPGRPDPRAQAQQAQLAASLAGAVDLAAVKARSEAAARAQSAPPPSAAGPAGAPGAAVVDVTEETFQAEVLDRSFQVPVVLDLWAEWCGPCKQLSPVLERLAAEGGGSWVLAKVDVDANPALAQGLRVQGIPAVKAVWQGQLVAEFTGAIPEEQARQFVTELVRATTGGAVPGAGDEPGEAEDPRLDAAEAALERGDLTAAEAAYQSILDAEPDHPVAGLALRQVQLFRRADEAGPDALAAADAAPDDVAAQARAADFLLGTGDVEGAFERLLDVVRRTAGDDRDQARRHLVELFGVVGDQDPRVAAARRQLTLALY, from the coding sequence ATGCAGCCCACCCGTCCCGGACGCCCCGACCCGCGCGCGCAGGCCCAGCAGGCCCAGCTGGCCGCCTCTCTCGCCGGCGCGGTCGACCTCGCCGCCGTCAAGGCCCGCTCCGAGGCCGCGGCACGGGCCCAGTCGGCGCCGCCGCCCAGCGCCGCCGGGCCGGCCGGCGCCCCGGGGGCCGCGGTCGTCGACGTCACCGAGGAGACCTTCCAGGCCGAGGTGCTCGACCGCTCCTTCCAGGTGCCGGTCGTGCTCGACCTGTGGGCCGAGTGGTGCGGGCCGTGCAAGCAGCTGTCCCCGGTGCTCGAGCGGCTGGCGGCGGAGGGCGGCGGCTCCTGGGTGCTGGCCAAGGTCGACGTCGACGCCAACCCCGCGCTCGCGCAGGGCCTGCGGGTCCAGGGCATCCCCGCGGTCAAGGCGGTCTGGCAGGGCCAGCTGGTCGCCGAGTTCACCGGTGCCATCCCGGAGGAGCAGGCGCGGCAGTTCGTCACCGAGCTGGTGCGGGCGACCACCGGTGGCGCCGTGCCGGGTGCCGGTGACGAGCCCGGCGAGGCCGAGGACCCACGGCTGGACGCCGCCGAGGCCGCCCTCGAGCGCGGTGACCTGACCGCCGCCGAGGCCGCCTACCAGTCGATCCTCGACGCCGAGCCCGACCACCCGGTGGCGGGCCTCGCGCTGCGCCAGGTGCAGCTGTTCCGCCGCGCCGACGAGGCCGGACCGGATGCGCTCGCCGCCGCCGACGCCGCTCCGGACGACGTCGCCGCACAGGCCCGGGCCGCGGACTTCCTGCTCGGCACCGGGGACGTCGAGGGCGCCTTCGAGCGGCTGCTGGACGTCGTCCGCCGGACCGCCGGGGACGACCGCGACCAGGCGCGCCGGCACCTGGTGGAGCTTTTCGGCGTCGTCGGCGACCAGGACCCGCGGGTCGCCGCGGCCCGCCGCCAGCTCACCCTCGCGCTGTACTGA
- a CDS encoding MarR family winged helix-turn-helix transcriptional regulator, with protein sequence MVRPLGLPFDPIARAGESWEQRFGPAAAMRAATSVFRVQQILLARFDEALRPHALTFARYEVLVLLTFSRTGELPLKVIGSRLMVHPTSVTNAIDRLVAAGYVDRRPNPADGRGVLAAITDRGRVVVEEATAALTALDFGLGDVPDAELDTLFAILERVRRGAGDVADDGTAGG encoded by the coding sequence ATGGTCCGTCCGCTGGGGTTGCCGTTCGATCCCATCGCACGCGCCGGGGAGTCGTGGGAGCAGCGCTTCGGCCCCGCCGCGGCGATGCGCGCCGCGACCTCGGTCTTCCGGGTGCAGCAGATCCTGCTCGCCCGTTTCGACGAGGCGCTGCGGCCGCACGCGCTGACCTTCGCCCGCTACGAGGTGCTGGTGCTGCTCACCTTCAGCCGCACCGGCGAGCTGCCGCTGAAGGTGATCGGCAGCCGGCTGATGGTGCACCCGACCAGCGTCACCAACGCCATCGACCGGCTGGTCGCCGCCGGCTACGTCGACCGGCGTCCCAACCCCGCCGACGGTCGGGGCGTGCTCGCCGCGATCACCGACCGCGGGCGGGTCGTCGTCGAGGAGGCGACCGCCGCCCTGACCGCACTGGACTTCGGCCTCGGCGACGTGCCCGACGCCGAGCTGGACACGCTGTTCGCGATCCTCGAGCGGGTCCGTCGCGGAGCCGGCGACGTGGCGGACGACGGGACGGCGGGCGGCTGA
- a CDS encoding phytoene desaturase family protein, which translates to MNGKPDAVVVGSGPNGLAAALRLAAAGLRVQVVEAAGRPGGGMRTEELMRPGYRHDVCSIVQPMAAAAPFFREFDLPSRGVRLVQPEVNFAHPLDGGGASVAYRSLAETAAGLGPDGPAYRRLFEPLVEHGQDVVDFFLTSRLRRLPTRSVPQIAHFGLNGLPNVRWLAHRYFETEGARALLGGAAAHGMLDLTRPLTSALGMLLTMLGHHAGWPLVEGGSQNLADAMVTALEQQGGEVETDHLVTDLREFDGVPAVLLDTTPEAFVAMAGDRVHEGYRRWVDRYQHGAGVFKVDWILSEPVPWTNPDVRRAGTIHVAGTLEETIDGERAPNERRSTDRPYVLAVQPTVPDPTRAPEGGHVFWAYVHVPHGSDVDMTAAIEDQIERFAPGFKDTIVERATKNAVQMEAWNPTYLGGDISNGQATLRQMLARPVPRWNTYKTPVQGVYLASSATPPGPAVHGACGDNAAQVALREVFGLRHVPRLRPAPPAA; encoded by the coding sequence GTGAACGGGAAGCCGGACGCCGTCGTCGTCGGGAGCGGGCCGAACGGGCTGGCGGCAGCCCTCCGGCTGGCCGCCGCCGGGCTGCGGGTGCAGGTCGTCGAGGCGGCCGGCCGCCCCGGCGGCGGGATGCGCACCGAGGAGCTCATGCGGCCGGGGTACCGGCACGACGTCTGCTCGATCGTGCAGCCGATGGCCGCCGCGGCACCGTTCTTCCGCGAGTTCGACCTGCCCAGCCGGGGCGTCCGCCTCGTGCAGCCGGAGGTCAACTTCGCCCACCCCCTCGACGGCGGCGGCGCCTCGGTCGCCTACCGCTCGCTCGCGGAGACCGCGGCCGGCCTCGGGCCGGACGGGCCGGCCTACCGCCGGCTGTTCGAGCCGCTCGTGGAGCACGGGCAGGACGTCGTCGACTTCTTCCTGACCAGCCGGCTGCGCCGGCTGCCGACCCGCAGCGTGCCGCAGATCGCGCACTTCGGGCTCAACGGGCTGCCCAACGTGCGCTGGCTGGCGCACCGCTACTTCGAGACCGAGGGTGCCCGCGCGCTGCTGGGCGGGGCGGCCGCGCACGGGATGCTCGACCTGACCCGGCCGCTCACCTCCGCGCTCGGGATGCTGCTGACCATGCTCGGCCACCACGCCGGCTGGCCGCTGGTCGAGGGCGGGTCGCAGAACCTCGCCGACGCGATGGTGACCGCCCTGGAGCAGCAGGGCGGCGAGGTGGAGACCGACCACCTGGTCACCGACCTGCGCGAGTTCGACGGCGTCCCGGCCGTGCTGCTGGACACCACGCCGGAGGCCTTCGTGGCGATGGCCGGCGATCGGGTGCACGAGGGCTACCGCCGCTGGGTGGACCGGTACCAGCACGGTGCAGGCGTCTTCAAGGTCGACTGGATCCTGTCCGAGCCGGTGCCCTGGACCAACCCCGACGTGCGGCGGGCCGGGACCATCCACGTCGCCGGGACCCTGGAGGAGACGATCGACGGGGAGCGGGCCCCCAACGAGCGGAGGTCCACCGACCGCCCGTACGTGCTCGCCGTCCAGCCGACCGTGCCGGACCCGACGCGCGCTCCCGAGGGCGGGCACGTCTTCTGGGCCTACGTGCACGTGCCGCACGGGTCGGACGTCGACATGACCGCGGCCATCGAGGACCAGATCGAGCGCTTCGCACCGGGCTTCAAGGACACGATCGTCGAGCGGGCCACGAAGAACGCCGTCCAGATGGAGGCGTGGAACCCGACGTACCTCGGCGGGGACATCTCCAACGGCCAGGCGACGCTGCGGCAGATGCTGGCCCGGCCGGTGCCGCGCTGGAACACCTATAAGACGCCGGTGCAGGGGGTCTACCTCGCCTCGTCGGCGACGCCGCCCGGGCCGGCCGTGCACGGTGCCTGTGGCGACAACGCCGCGCAGGTGGCGCTGCGCGAGGTGTTCGGGTTGCGGCACGTCCCCCGGCTGCGCCCCGCCCCGCCCGCCGCCTGA